From Diospyros lotus cultivar Yz01 chromosome 4, ASM1463336v1, whole genome shotgun sequence, a single genomic window includes:
- the LOC127798908 gene encoding transcription factor bHLH147: MASSGVPNPLTNSDRSLELLLSRKKKKKVQGNRDRFQNPNGAQSSIQWKSEAQQQVYSSKLLQALRHVRQSSSASVPRRGRAVRDAANRVLAVTAKGRTRWSRAILTNRLKLKFMKNKRQRVAVTGGNRSKKPRLSVLRLKSKNLPAVQRKVRVLGRLVPGCRKEPFPVILEEATDYIAALQMQVRAMSALAELLSGTASSVASQSLLGLNRPPPS; encoded by the coding sequence ATGGCATCATCTGGGGTTCCGAATCCTTTAACGAATTCAGACAGATCGCTGGAGTTGTTGTTGAgtaggaaaaagaagaagaaagtgcAAGGCAACAGAGATCGATTTCAGAATCCTAACGGAGCTCAGAGCTCGATACAGTGGAAGTCCGAAGCGCAACAGCAAGTCTACTCTTCAAAGCTCCTCCAAGCTCTCCGCCATGTCCGGCAGAGCTCCTCTGCGTCGGTTCCTCGACGGGGCCGAGCCGTTCGCGATGCCGCCAACCGAGTTCTGGCCGTGACTGCTAAGGGGAGGACCAGGTGGAGCCGCGCCATCCTCACCAACCGGCTCAAGCTCAAGTTCATGAAGAACAAGAGGCAGAGAGTGGCGGTCACGGGCGGCAACCGGTCGAAGAAGCCGAGATTGAGTGTTTTGCGGTTGAAGTCGAAGAACTTGCCGGCTGTGCAGAGGAAAGTTCGCGTTCTCGGCCGTCTAGTTCCCGGCTGCCGGAAAGAACCATTTCCAGTGATTCTGGAAGAAGCGACCGATTACATCGCTGCTCTCCAGATGCAGGTTAGAGCCATGAGTGCCCTCGCCGAGCTGCTCTCCGGCACCGCATCTAGCGTGGCTTCTCAAAGTCTGCTCGGCTTGAATCGGCCGCCGCCGAGTTGA